In Babesia bovis T2Bo chromosome 4 map unlocalized Chr4_2, whole genome shotgun sequence, the sequence ccagtgctgcccattgccaatgggcttCAGAGGtcaattctatagtggcagCATCCGTGATTGTACcggccaacgcctttatggcatcctgtacttctttagtaacgagaacatgatgcagtcgtgtgtttatacattggtgaGAGTTACAGCAGCTCTCAGTGctaccacaccacaggtattgggtgatgtctttgggttctttaggggtggtgtaggagAGAAGGAAAGGGGGAAGACACCAGAGGGGAGTGATGGGACTCCATGCAATCACGATGGAAATCCAAGTGGATCTTATGAGGAGAACAAGACTAagtacttttgcggctggtgcGCCTCCGGATTACGGGAAgaggtaaagaagatagagtggataccaaagggAGGAGACAGTGATAAAGGAGGGGAGTACAGGAAGACTGTCGGTACGGCATTGATAGAGATTAAGGGAGACAAAGGGGAAGTTGTTGCCTCTTCACAGTCCAATcctactaccaccaccactagtAACCTCTCAACCCTCACTACTCCATtcctctcccccctaaccggtgaactctataccgcagtgagtgccactttcggtggaacatacctctcatgggtactatatctatcagatgcacttcaaTGGGGACTAGAATCACTGGCTAGTGAGTTCAAGGaaattgaatgccggggctgtaGAGactgtgaccccaataagtgcaagaagggagcCCATGGTGACAATGGTGACGCACAGTGtagatgccaatcaatcgtatcatgtaccggggtactgccagtattgtatagacatgggtTCAGCTATGGcaacccattcaatctggaggggttCAAGCAGGAGAAGAAGGATGAAggagattatagtattACAGACAAGCAGGAAGGCAGCACTAAGAAGTGTCATCAATTCTTGGACAGTCTCAGTGCAGTGATTGACATGAACAAGCAGGACCAGGAACAAcaccccctcaccaatctactcacccaggtcggcaagctccaatacgacatacggctcccctggatatttgTGCTGACcctagcctggctagtagcggtactctaccttgcctttggtgccatatggccactggactggacacatatgaggtcacactggttacggggtggtgaacaccagtggcaatgtatgtggtataaggtgatgacgggacgcaaaggaatggaactggtagagtattttggtaagacatagtggcgccttcggcgcaacggtgctaaatgatatacactagtgtcacacactatatatagtagcgCTATAGGTAGTGATCCTATAATGGGCATTAACAGGGTACACATCTCAGTGTAACCAGTCCATTGACCAGTGCTAATATAGAGTAACTGGGATATCTATGGAAGGCTGGAGTTAGTCCACTGAGCAGGTAGTGGGCGCCCTTCCATGGTACCacacacattcaaatttgCCCAGTGAGTTCCATGACATATTAGTGACTTTACTAGGGTACATGCCATTTATGACGTACACAGTACACTGTCATTGCCATTGGGGTTCATAAAATGGCGCCAGgggcgcaacggtgcctCTAggggtggtcatgtggagtaatTGTAACATAGAAAGCCCATGGGTTCCACCCAGCCTTTGGCACCAATTGACAGGAACAGTGCATTATAGACAAGTGTAGCaccaattgaaggaaacatTGCATTATAGACAGTATGGCACCAATTGATAGGAAACAGTACATTGTAGACAAGTGTAGcaacaattgaaggaaacagtgttattatagtTATGGGTCTCCAGGACGGTGTAACGgaaatgttgttatgctGTTGGTATAGCTTTAGTCAGATTGTTTAGacgttttagttgtgattccactgAATCTTGGGCTtagctttgggtaattTACTGCTAAAAGTTTTCTAGAGCTTTTGTCATATACCTTACATGGCGTTAGTACCGCTGTAGTCAGATTGTTTAGacgttttagttgtgattccactgAATCTTGGGCTtagctttgggtaattTACTGCTAAAAGTTTTCTAGAGCTTTTGTCATATACCTTACATGGCGTTAGTACCGCTGTAGTCAGATtgtttatacgttttagTTGTGTCTCCACTGACACTGCGGCTtagctttgggtaattctttgctaaaagtttcacaaaagtttggttgcacttttgctgaaagtttagtataaaagtagtggctTTTCGGGGTAGttatggtgatgtaggtCAGAAGAAGTGTCAAAACTTCCTGGAGACCTTGAAGAAAGTAGAAGCGAGCACCAAATTCAAAGAGCTCACCACCTCCAtcaaccagctcatctacaccaccaggctgccctggatctttgtactgaccctagcctggctagtagcggtagtctacctagcctttggcgccatatggccactggactggacgcatatgaggtcacactggttaagaggtggagaacaccagtggcaatgtatgtggtataaggtgatgacgggacgcaaaggaatggaactggtagagtattttggtagggAAGGGGTGGAAGCAGTGACAAAGGACAATAGTACACTAAGAACTGTCTTGTTATCTGGAGCAAAGGGTTGGGGTGGTGGATAGCACCAGTGACCCCTGAGAATATACCATAGGCATACCATTGAAGTGTTTTAGGCAAATAAGTATTACCGATAATACGGATGTCTATTAGCTGAGCCAATACGCTGCCACACAGGATTCTTACGATACACCTCGATAACCCGTAGCATAATAACTGATATCGCTAATGTGTATGCAGATTTTATGTGTAattgatatagatatagtagtaATGTGGTTAGGGTATTGAGAAGTAGTTATCCATTGGCAGTAATAACATTGTTGCATTAATAAAACAGAATATTGTGCAATTAAGGATAGAAGGTGGTTTTAAATGGCGTTATATAGTTTGAGGCGATGAGCCAATGTCTGTGGTGTGTGTAGCCAAGTACACGACTCACTGCTAAATCCTCTTGTTTAATTACATATTTcataaaatattatatacgATGCATAAAAGCGTTTATCTAGTGCTATTTCGTGACAACAGGGCAATAGTTGTTTATAATAATGTAGTTGGCATAAGGGCTATATCGCTTCCAACCGAAAATGAGCTTCCACCTGTAGGGTATGTATACACATATTGTTAAATGATGCATAAGTAGACATAGGAGCGTCTGCTCACTCTGTGGCAACGACATTGATGATGGTCAATAAACATGCATGGCACAGATCTACTTTTACCTTCTACAGAGAAACTTTAATTAATGGAGCAGACAGGGAGATGGATAAGATGCCTCGTATTTTCACGGAGAATCAAACATTGATACTATAGCATACATAAATAACACGCTACCAGACGATAAATGTGTACTAAAGTAGCCCCGTTATTCTATCATACGGCATACTCATTGAATAACGTGGTTAGGGTGCTTTAAGATCTGACATTTAACGCCAAATATCTTGTTATTTCGTTTTTTTATTCTTTCAGTTTGGGTAATACCTATAGAGTTTCTTGTTGAACGACCGACGCCACATCGGGAATCATCTGTCATAGCGTTCAGCCTCATGGAAATTACCGTCTGAAATTCcctttaaaatatatatgaacatAATATTCGTTTTGATAAATGCAGCTTAGGCCTCAGCACACTTTGCGTCGTCGTCGTTTTTTGTAATATTCTTAACCCGTTCGTAGGTAAAATAGCAGTTGTAGTTTTCAACATGAGTGTAGAATTTTAAGGGCATTTTATATTCGGAAAGAATAGCATGTACCCTTCATGTTGTAGCAACTATGTCTCATAACCTTTACAATTGTTTTGCGCAGTAAAACAATCTAGAGCTTCCATTCTTTGGAAGCCCTTTAGTATCATTGGGTTGATGTTAGACAGAATCCTCGATTCCGTCATAGCGGTGCTGGCCTTTTGGTAGAGTTGTAATGCCAGAAGCGGAATGAATAACTTTATTGCAATGCTAGTTGGAGTTACACATTGATTGCATCTGTTAAAATACGTATCCAAAATAAAAAATGATTGGGAAACTGTGTTAAGTAGCAACGTCACCAACGCAACCTAAGAAGTGACAACTACCAGAAGCACAACCTCATAACAAGAATAAGAAAGTCAGAATCCAACCACATAGAAAATCCAGTAATATTTCAACACAATGGCGGTACTGACGATAACTTAGACATTAATCATCACTGACTGCAAATTGAGACAACTGTCTGTTGAACACCATGGTAAATGTGTCATCTAGATGTGTACTGCcataatataaaacaaaaaacatGTTTACAAAAGCACACATAGTTTTttgtttacacattaattGGTTTGCTGCATGAATGCATCATTCCTTGGTGAATACGTCAACAAATTAAAAGTAGCTATCTATGCGTTGTTCTTTCTTTACAAGGTTAATTGCAAATTTAATCTGCTGGAATTCAATTCTGCATTCGGTTTGGTGTTACTCGTTGACGGGATCAATGAAGATTCCAGGATCGATAGATATCAAGTAGGTGTGTATCATTTATGTGCTTATGGTTTTGTAGAAGCTTCTTCCAGGCCAAGCCTAATAAAGATCGCACCAATACAAATAGAGTGATGGGCACTGCTAACAACGATGCATCACTAAATTCTAACTACACATTAAAAGAAGAATGCGATTCTCACGAAATTGGAACAAATACAGGCATATCAAAGTTAACCGTTAATAGAACTCCGAAAAGGGATATTTTGAAAGATTCCGAAGTGAATTTAAGTTGGAGTGAAGGTATGTGCAGCTCTATGATAAAATCTAACTATAACCTTAGATGAACTTTCTGTTTCCTGTTCTAACAGTAATTTGGAGAGGGATATACCTTCTGAAAACTCCCTTCATGAAGTTAATGTACCTGccaaaaaacaaaagacCGTTAATATTCGCCGCTCGGAAGCAGATGAGCCATCTGTTGGTTCCTTGTTCAATATCTCTCTGAAGGAGAACGACAAAAATGCGGACATTATGTCAG encodes:
- a CDS encoding variant erythrocyte surface antigen-1 alpha subunit, producing the protein MAPIDRKQYIVDKCQKKCQNFLETLKKVEASTKFKELTTSINQLIYTTRLPWIFVLTLAWLVAVVYLAFGAIWPLDWTHMRSHWLRGGEHQWQCMWYKVMTGRKGMELVEYFGREGVEAVTKDNSTLRTVLLSGAKGWGGG